One region of Collinsella aerofaciens ATCC 25986 genomic DNA includes:
- a CDS encoding HAD family hydrolase, protein MLKAVVFDMDETLLSINLNAFILRYFKDVSSMLADIGRRSRGGTMARLGTILVDLNANRRSGTDNRTNLEFYQEEVERRCGIRLSDPLIYEAFTYYDREVLPYKNDDVINAHAMPGAHAALQAVQDAGLRCALFTNPSFPQGAIECRMGWGDLADAPFELVTHMGNTTRCKPDATYYLEQLQVMGLEPHEVLMVGNDPKRDFPSPDCGIQTAFVGQGKPSQATWRGTMEDFAREFNAVVEAFYEHQVADELS, encoded by the coding sequence GTGCTCAAAGCAGTCGTTTTCGATATGGACGAGACGCTTCTCAGCATCAACCTCAACGCGTTCATCCTTCGCTATTTTAAGGATGTCTCTTCGATGCTCGCGGATATCGGGCGCCGCAGCCGCGGTGGCACGATGGCACGCCTCGGCACCATCCTAGTCGACCTCAACGCCAATCGCCGCAGCGGCACGGACAACCGCACCAATCTTGAGTTTTACCAAGAAGAGGTCGAGCGCCGATGCGGGATCCGCCTCTCCGATCCCCTCATCTACGAGGCGTTTACCTACTATGACCGCGAAGTTCTTCCGTACAAGAACGACGATGTCATTAACGCCCACGCCATGCCGGGCGCACACGCCGCGCTCCAGGCCGTACAGGACGCAGGGCTGCGTTGCGCGCTCTTTACCAACCCCAGCTTTCCCCAAGGGGCCATCGAGTGCCGCATGGGCTGGGGCGACCTGGCCGACGCCCCCTTTGAGCTCGTCACGCACATGGGAAACACCACCCGCTGCAAGCCCGATGCCACCTACTATCTAGAGCAGCTTCAGGTGATGGGACTCGAGCCACACGAGGTCCTTATGGTGGGCAACGATCCCAAACGCGACTTCCCGTCCCCCGATTGCGGCATCCAAACCGCCTTTGTGGGCCAAGGCAAGCCCAGCCAAGCCACCTGGCGCGGAACCATGGAAGACTTCGCCCGCGAATTCAACGCCGTAGTAGAAGCCTTCTACGAACACCAAGTAGCCGACGAACTGTCGTAG
- a CDS encoding C-GCAxxG-C-C family protein, with protein MKQIDTAQLDITACQAQAAEYHARGFNCAQAVACTLAPAVGLDPQVAFTLTEGFGAGMGGMTETCGAISGAVAIMGFVMSDGMENPKTKGQTYKLSREIAKRFGEKNTTTVCGTLKGIGSDKGPLRSCPGCIDDAVEIACDMLKQLAE; from the coding sequence ATGAAGCAAATCGATACGGCCCAGCTCGACATCACCGCCTGTCAGGCTCAAGCTGCCGAATACCACGCCCGTGGCTTTAACTGCGCCCAGGCCGTCGCCTGCACGCTCGCACCCGCCGTCGGGCTCGACCCCCAAGTCGCCTTTACCCTCACCGAGGGCTTTGGCGCCGGCATGGGCGGCATGACCGAAACCTGCGGCGCCATCTCGGGCGCCGTGGCCATCATGGGCTTTGTAATGAGCGACGGCATGGAAAACCCCAAGACCAAGGGCCAGACCTACAAGCTGTCGCGCGAAATCGCCAAGCGTTTTGGCGAGAAGAACACGACGACCGTCTGCGGCACGCTCAAGGGCATCGGATCGGACAAGGGTCCGCTCCGCAGCTGCCCCGGCTGCATCGACGATGCCGTCGAGATCGCCTGCGATATGCTAAAGCAGCTCGCCGAGTAA
- a CDS encoding O-acetylhomoserine aminocarboxypropyltransferase/cysteine synthase family protein, with product MSEQTIGTTCVQGGYHPGDAEPRQVPIYQSTTWKYDTSEHMGKLFDLEESGYFYSRLQNPTCDLVAAKICEMEGGTAAMLTSSGMAANFLAIFNVAGAGDHVVASSAIYGGTYNLLAHTMGRMGVTCTFVAPDCTDEELEAAFEPNTKLVFGETIANPALAVLDIERFAKAAHDHGVPLMVDNTFPTPVMCRPFEWGADIVTHSTTKYMDGHAAYLGGVIVDHGQFDWMAHADKFPGLTTPDESYHGVTYAEKFGREGAFITKATAQLMRDLGPMQNPQAAFFLNSSLESLHVRMPRHCENGLAVAKFLQSHPKVRFVSYPGLEGDKYYDIAQKYMPNGTCGVVSFGFNGGRAAAETFMKSLKLAQIATHVADARTCCLHPANATHRQMNDEELIACGISADMVRLSCGLEDTADLIADLEQALEQC from the coding sequence ATGAGCGAGCAGACCATCGGTACCACATGTGTTCAGGGCGGCTATCACCCGGGAGATGCCGAGCCGCGCCAGGTGCCCATCTACCAGTCCACCACGTGGAAGTACGACACGTCCGAGCACATGGGCAAGCTGTTTGACCTGGAGGAGTCGGGCTACTTCTACAGCCGCCTGCAGAACCCCACGTGCGATCTGGTTGCCGCCAAGATCTGCGAGATGGAGGGAGGCACCGCCGCGATGCTCACGAGCTCGGGCATGGCTGCGAACTTCCTCGCGATCTTTAACGTGGCCGGTGCCGGCGATCATGTGGTCGCGAGCTCTGCCATTTACGGCGGTACCTATAACCTGCTCGCCCACACCATGGGCCGCATGGGCGTTACCTGCACGTTCGTCGCCCCCGACTGCACCGATGAGGAGCTCGAGGCAGCCTTTGAGCCCAATACCAAGCTCGTCTTTGGCGAGACGATCGCCAACCCCGCCCTTGCTGTGCTCGATATTGAGCGCTTTGCCAAGGCCGCACATGACCACGGCGTGCCGCTGATGGTCGACAACACCTTCCCGACGCCCGTGATGTGCCGTCCCTTCGAGTGGGGCGCCGACATCGTTACGCACTCCACCACCAAGTACATGGATGGACATGCTGCCTACCTGGGCGGTGTGATTGTTGACCACGGCCAGTTTGACTGGATGGCCCACGCGGATAAGTTCCCGGGTCTCACCACGCCCGACGAGAGCTACCACGGCGTGACGTATGCCGAGAAGTTCGGTCGCGAGGGTGCCTTCATTACTAAGGCCACCGCGCAGCTCATGCGCGACCTCGGCCCCATGCAGAACCCGCAGGCGGCCTTCTTCCTGAACAGCTCGCTCGAGAGCCTGCATGTACGCATGCCGCGTCATTGTGAGAACGGCCTGGCCGTTGCCAAGTTCCTGCAGAGCCATCCCAAGGTACGCTTTGTGAGCTATCCGGGCCTGGAGGGCGATAAGTACTATGACATCGCTCAGAAGTACATGCCCAACGGTACCTGCGGCGTTGTGAGCTTTGGCTTTAACGGTGGTCGCGCGGCGGCCGAGACCTTTATGAAGAGCCTTAAGCTCGCCCAGATTGCCACGCATGTGGCCGACGCCCGCACTTGCTGCCTGCATCCCGCTAACGCCACGCATCGCCAGATGAACGATGAGGAGCTCATCGCCTGTGGCATCTCCGCCGACATGGTGCGCCTGTCGTGCGGCCTTGAGGACACGGCCGATCTGATTGCCGACCTTGAGCAGGCGCTCGAGCAGTGCTAG
- the argH gene encoding argininosuccinate lyase, producing MALWGGRFEAGVAEVTQEFGASLPVDKHLYKQDIAGSKAHAKMLAAQGIISAEDEQAIAKGLTGIEQDIDAGNFTFDINDEDIHMSIESELTRRIGEAGKRLHTGRSRNDQVATDTRLGVKALAKELMEANLELRHVLVDAAKKYDKVILPGYTHMQHAQPVLLSHHLLAYSWMFARDFTRLKAAFDAADNCPLGAAALAGTSYPLDRQMTAAELGFAGVIPNSLDAVSDRDFLLDLHYAGSVMAMHLSRLSEEIVLWSSSEFGFITLSDSYSTGSSIMPQKKNPDFAELIRGKSGRVYGNLVQLLVTMKGLPLAYNKDLQEDKEGALDTAHTLMQCLSVMAGMISTWTVNEDAMARECGVGHLAATDVADYLAKRGLPFREAHAVVGHLVLMCEKRGCNLEDLPFEVFQEASPLFEHDITEALDIPSIVAARTTEGGTAPAAVAVQLQRAEAQLVVDEGVFGSLTKVVEMGHGAK from the coding sequence ATGGCTCTTTGGGGCGGTCGTTTTGAGGCAGGCGTGGCCGAGGTCACGCAGGAGTTTGGCGCGTCGCTGCCGGTCGACAAACATCTCTATAAGCAGGATATCGCAGGCTCTAAGGCACATGCCAAGATGCTGGCGGCCCAGGGCATCATCAGTGCCGAGGACGAGCAGGCGATTGCCAAGGGCCTGACCGGAATCGAACAGGATATCGATGCCGGCAACTTCACCTTCGACATCAACGACGAAGACATTCATATGTCCATCGAGAGCGAGCTGACGCGTCGCATCGGCGAGGCCGGTAAGCGCTTGCATACCGGACGTTCGCGCAACGACCAGGTGGCGACCGACACGCGCCTGGGCGTCAAGGCGCTGGCCAAGGAGCTCATGGAGGCCAATCTTGAGCTGCGCCATGTGCTGGTGGATGCGGCTAAGAAGTACGACAAGGTGATTCTGCCGGGTTACACGCATATGCAGCACGCTCAGCCCGTGCTGCTCTCGCATCATCTGCTGGCGTATTCCTGGATGTTCGCGCGCGACTTTACACGCTTGAAGGCCGCCTTTGATGCCGCCGACAACTGCCCGCTGGGTGCTGCCGCGCTTGCCGGTACGAGCTATCCGCTCGATCGCCAGATGACGGCTGCCGAACTTGGCTTTGCGGGCGTGATTCCTAACTCACTCGATGCTGTTTCCGACCGTGATTTCCTGCTCGATCTGCATTACGCTGGCTCCGTCATGGCCATGCACCTGTCGCGTCTTTCCGAGGAGATCGTGCTGTGGTCGAGCTCCGAATTTGGCTTTATCACGCTTTCAGACTCCTACTCCACCGGCTCGTCCATCATGCCGCAGAAGAAGAATCCCGACTTTGCCGAGCTTATTCGCGGCAAGAGCGGCCGTGTCTATGGCAACCTGGTGCAGCTGCTCGTGACCATGAAGGGCCTGCCGCTTGCTTATAACAAGGACTTGCAGGAGGACAAGGAGGGCGCGCTCGATACCGCCCATACGCTCATGCAGTGCCTGTCGGTTATGGCCGGAATGATTTCGACTTGGACCGTCAACGAGGATGCCATGGCGCGCGAGTGCGGCGTGGGGCACCTTGCCGCTACCGATGTTGCCGATTACCTGGCCAAGCGTGGCCTGCCGTTCCGCGAGGCACATGCCGTGGTGGGGCATCTGGTTCTGATGTGTGAGAAGCGCGGCTGCAATCTTGAGGACCTGCCGTTTGAGGTGTTCCAGGAGGCAAGCCCGCTCTTTGAGCACGACATTACCGAGGCGCTCGACATCCCGTCGATTGTCGCCGCGCGCACGACCGAGGGCGGCACCGCCCCTGCCGCCGTTGCCGTGCAGCTGCAGCGTGCCGAGGCGCAGCTCGTGGTCGACGAAGGTGTGTTTGGATCGCTAACCAAGGTCGTCGAGATGGGTCACGGGGCAAAGTAG
- the ndk gene encoding nucleoside-diphosphate kinase: MAIEKTFIMIKPDAVRDRKIGEIVARIERSGLVIERMEMTTLERATVEEHYAHLADKPFFGGLCDFMTSGPVVKMVVSGLSAVAKMRTLMGATNPLDAAPGTIRGDFAVDVNANVIHGSDCLENAEIEIKRFFG, translated from the coding sequence ATGGCTATCGAGAAGACCTTCATCATGATTAAGCCCGACGCCGTGCGCGACCGCAAGATCGGCGAGATCGTTGCTCGCATTGAGCGCAGCGGCCTTGTCATCGAGCGCATGGAGATGACCACGCTCGAGCGCGCTACCGTCGAGGAGCACTACGCCCATCTGGCCGACAAGCCCTTCTTTGGCGGTCTCTGCGACTTTATGACGAGCGGTCCGGTCGTCAAGATGGTCGTTTCCGGTCTCTCCGCTGTTGCTAAGATGCGCACCCTCATGGGCGCTACTAATCCGCTTGACGCTGCTCCTGGTACCATCCGCGGCGACTTTGCCGTCGATGTCAACGCCAACGTGATCCACGGCTCCGACTGCCTGGAGAACGCCGAGATTGAGATCAAGCGCTTCTTTGGCTAA
- the rpsA gene encoding 30S ribosomal protein S1, with protein MSEIQNSSIFSLDDVNEEEMNNLIDGTITDFDEGDLVNGTVVKIEHDEVLVDIGFKSEGVIPVRELSIRKDANPADIVALGDPIEALVLQKEDKDGRLVLSKKRAEYERAWNRIEEKFNSGENVEGEVIEVVKGGLILDIGLRGFLPASLVDLRRVKDLTSYMGTRIEARVIEMDRNRNNVVLSRRVVLEESRKAERSEILSKLKSGMRLQGTVSSIVDFGAFVDLGGIDGLIHISELSWNHVNHPSEVVKVGQEVEVEVLDVDLNRERISLGLKQTTEDPWRALVKKYPVGAIVEGTVTKLVPFGAFVDLGEGIEGLVHISEMANKHVDQPSQVTHVGDKVQVKVMEIDLDRRRISLSMKSAAETLGVEIEVTPLPSEKKDEETDAE; from the coding sequence TTGAGTGAGATTCAGAACTCGTCCATTTTCTCTCTTGACGATGTCAACGAGGAGGAGATGAACAACCTCATCGACGGTACGATTACCGACTTTGATGAGGGCGATCTCGTTAACGGCACTGTCGTTAAGATCGAGCATGACGAGGTGCTCGTTGACATCGGATTCAAGTCCGAGGGCGTTATCCCGGTCCGCGAGCTGTCCATCCGCAAGGACGCTAACCCTGCAGACATCGTTGCACTCGGTGATCCCATCGAGGCTCTGGTTCTCCAGAAGGAGGACAAGGACGGTCGTCTGGTCCTGTCCAAGAAGCGTGCCGAGTACGAGCGTGCTTGGAACCGCATCGAGGAGAAGTTCAACTCCGGCGAGAACGTCGAGGGCGAGGTTATCGAGGTTGTCAAGGGCGGCCTGATCCTCGACATCGGCCTGCGTGGCTTCCTGCCTGCTTCCCTCGTCGACCTCCGTCGCGTCAAGGACCTCACCTCTTACATGGGCACCCGCATCGAGGCCCGCGTCATCGAGATGGACCGTAACCGCAACAACGTCGTCCTCTCCCGTCGCGTCGTGCTCGAGGAGTCCCGTAAGGCCGAGCGCTCCGAGATCCTGTCCAAGCTCAAGTCTGGTATGCGTCTCCAGGGCACCGTTTCCTCCATCGTCGACTTCGGCGCCTTCGTCGACCTCGGCGGTATCGACGGCCTCATCCACATCTCCGAGCTCTCCTGGAACCACGTCAACCATCCTTCCGAGGTTGTCAAGGTCGGCCAGGAGGTCGAGGTCGAGGTTCTCGACGTCGATCTCAACCGCGAGCGCATCTCCCTGGGTCTCAAGCAGACCACCGAGGATCCGTGGCGCGCACTGGTCAAGAAGTACCCCGTCGGCGCTATCGTCGAGGGCACTGTGACCAAGCTTGTCCCGTTTGGCGCTTTCGTCGACCTGGGCGAGGGCATCGAGGGCCTGGTGCACATCTCCGAGATGGCCAACAAGCACGTCGACCAGCCTTCTCAGGTCACCCACGTGGGCGACAAGGTTCAGGTCAAGGTCATGGAGATCGACCTCGACCGTCGTCGTATCTCTCTGTCCATGAAGTCCGCTGCTGAGACTCTGGGCGTCGAGATCGAGGTTACCCCGCTTCCTTCCGAGAAGAAGGACGAGGAGACCGACGCCGAGTAA
- a CDS encoding serine dehydratase subunit alpha family protein: MPTDSLRDAAFCDVLNRELVCALGCTEPIAVAYAAALASQTLGYEPDHMDVACSGNIIKNVKSVTVPNSGGMHGIEAAAVLGAVGGDAKSALEVLESVNDEDRARVAELLADADYCDVSLVEGVPNLYIKVTATAGGHTAVVEITDHHTNVTCHTLDGIPVCGKSAGECAACAERVVAERAADNADTPMSIETIIDFIEDGDIEDARAAVERQIELNGAISAEGLAHAWGAEVGRTLLGARADDVACRARARAAAGSDARMNGCALPVAIVCGSGNQGITCALPVMEYAEYLRCDHERLVRAVMLSDLIAVHIKSYIGALSAFCGAICAACGAGAAITWLCGGTREQIGATVSNTLGNVGGIVCDGAKASCAAKISAAVDAAILGHDMAMQGRGFRAGEGLIQDTVEQTIASMGYVGRVGMKDTDVEILNIMIGKTQVC; encoded by the coding sequence ATGCCTACCGATTCCCTTCGTGATGCCGCGTTTTGCGATGTTTTGAACCGCGAGCTTGTCTGTGCACTCGGCTGCACCGAGCCCATTGCCGTTGCCTATGCAGCAGCGCTGGCGAGCCAGACGCTCGGTTACGAGCCCGATCATATGGATGTTGCCTGCTCGGGCAACATCATCAAGAACGTTAAGAGCGTGACCGTGCCCAACTCGGGCGGTATGCACGGTATTGAAGCCGCGGCCGTGCTGGGTGCCGTGGGCGGCGACGCCAAAAGCGCGCTCGAGGTGCTCGAGAGCGTTAACGATGAAGACCGTGCTCGCGTGGCCGAGCTCCTCGCCGACGCCGACTACTGCGATGTATCGCTTGTCGAGGGTGTGCCCAACCTCTACATCAAGGTGACTGCCACGGCCGGGGGCCATACCGCGGTCGTCGAGATTACCGACCACCACACCAATGTCACGTGCCATACCCTCGACGGTATTCCGGTGTGCGGCAAGTCGGCGGGGGAGTGTGCCGCCTGCGCCGAGCGCGTCGTGGCCGAGCGGGCGGCAGATAACGCCGACACGCCCATGTCGATCGAGACCATCATCGACTTTATCGAGGACGGTGACATTGAGGACGCCCGTGCTGCCGTTGAGCGTCAGATTGAGCTGAATGGCGCAATCAGTGCCGAGGGCCTTGCGCACGCTTGGGGCGCCGAGGTGGGTCGTACGCTGCTGGGTGCTCGTGCCGATGACGTCGCCTGCCGTGCCCGTGCCCGTGCGGCCGCCGGGTCCGACGCCCGCATGAACGGCTGCGCGCTGCCGGTCGCCATTGTGTGCGGCTCGGGCAATCAGGGCATTACCTGCGCATTGCCCGTCATGGAGTATGCCGAGTACCTGCGTTGCGACCACGAGCGCCTGGTGCGCGCCGTGATGCTGTCCGATCTTATCGCCGTGCATATCAAGAGCTATATTGGTGCGCTCTCGGCGTTTTGCGGTGCTATTTGCGCCGCGTGCGGCGCCGGCGCCGCGATTACCTGGCTGTGCGGTGGCACGCGCGAGCAGATTGGCGCGACGGTCTCGAACACGCTCGGTAACGTGGGCGGCATCGTGTGCGACGGCGCCAAAGCGAGCTGTGCCGCCAAGATCTCGGCTGCCGTCGATGCGGCGATTCTGGGCCATGATATGGCCATGCAGGGTCGCGGCTTCCGCGCCGGCGAGGGCCTGATCCAAGATACCGTTGAGCAGACAATCGCCAGTATGGGCTACGTAGGCCGCGTAGGCATGAAGGACACCGACGTCGAGATCCTCAACATCATGATCGGCAAAACCCAGGTGTGCTAG
- the rpiB gene encoding ribose 5-phosphate isomerase B, protein MKIGIGNDHAAVELKNIISEHLKERGCEVVNFGTDTSESFDYPIAGYKVGKAVANGDVDLGILICGTGVGISLAANKVEGVRAVVCSEPFSAKLSRMHNNTNVLAFGARVVGSELAKMIVDEWLDAEFEGGRHERRVNLLNEIDHTRGLKVVDEA, encoded by the coding sequence ATGAAGATTGGTATCGGCAACGACCACGCCGCCGTCGAGCTCAAGAACATCATCTCCGAGCACCTGAAGGAGCGCGGCTGCGAGGTCGTGAACTTTGGCACCGACACCTCCGAGAGCTTTGACTACCCCATCGCCGGCTACAAGGTGGGTAAGGCCGTTGCCAACGGCGACGTCGACCTGGGCATCCTCATCTGTGGCACCGGTGTCGGGATTAGCCTGGCTGCCAACAAGGTCGAGGGCGTACGCGCCGTCGTGTGCTCCGAGCCCTTCAGCGCCAAGCTCTCCCGCATGCACAACAACACCAACGTGCTCGCCTTTGGTGCCCGTGTCGTGGGCTCCGAGCTCGCTAAGATGATCGTCGACGAGTGGCTCGACGCCGAGTTTGAGGGCGGCCGTCACGAGCGTCGCGTTAACCTCCTCAACGAGATCGATCACACGCGCGGCCTCAAGGTCGTCGACGAGGCCTAA
- a CDS encoding YigZ family protein: MLDSYFTLQSNIEASGEFVDRKSRFIAQLVHIESEDEANAFIEMVRKRHYDARHNVPAWILVDGRERQSDDGEPSRTSGMPTLEVLRGAGLKNVCCVVTRYFGGTLLGPGGLVRAYTAATQAAVAAAREAGQIVEMTSVVPVDVHVAYPQYEQVLRLAQDSGAKVSDTDYADTVTIHLVFKAGEQEPFCAKMRELMAGREEIEVGAPKFAEF; encoded by the coding sequence TTGTTGGACAGCTATTTTACTCTGCAATCGAATATTGAGGCTTCGGGCGAGTTTGTGGACCGCAAGAGCCGGTTTATTGCCCAGCTGGTCCATATTGAGTCCGAGGATGAGGCGAATGCCTTTATCGAGATGGTTCGCAAGCGTCATTACGATGCTCGACACAATGTTCCCGCGTGGATTTTGGTCGATGGGCGCGAGCGCCAGAGCGATGATGGTGAGCCGAGCCGCACGAGCGGTATGCCGACGCTCGAGGTGCTGCGCGGCGCGGGGCTCAAAAATGTTTGCTGCGTAGTGACGCGCTATTTTGGTGGCACGCTGTTAGGTCCTGGTGGCTTGGTGCGCGCATATACCGCGGCGACGCAGGCGGCGGTGGCAGCTGCTCGGGAGGCTGGGCAGATCGTCGAGATGACGAGCGTCGTGCCCGTTGACGTGCATGTGGCCTATCCGCAGTATGAGCAGGTGCTTCGTTTGGCGCAGGATTCGGGTGCCAAGGTTTCGGATACCGATTACGCGGATACCGTGACGATTCATTTGGTGTTTAAAGCGGGGGAGCAGGAGCCGTTTTGCGCAAAGATGCGCGAGCTTATGGCGGGGCGCGAGGAGATTGAGGTCGGCGCTCCCAAATTTGCCGAGTTCTAA